Part of the Desulfohalovibrio reitneri genome is shown below.
GGGCCAGGTTGCGCGCCACGCGCTCCAGGTCCACCAGGCTGACCCGCTCGCCGATCCAGCCGAAGCCCATCAGCTCCGCCGGGGTGGCCCACACCTTGAAGTTGTACGGCTCCATGAACAGCCGGGCGATGCCGTCGCCGAAGACGTGGCGGAACCACTCCTTGAAATTGGTTGGCTGGCCCTCGGGGCGGCGGCCGGGCAGCAGGCCCCGCAGGCACTCCCAGCGTTCCTTGGGCGGCAGGTGGCGGACGTTGTTCTGGAAGGGGTAGGGCACCCACGTCCCGGCGCAGCGCACCCGGGAGATGCGCTGGTGCTCCAGGCGGTCGTCCCCCAGCAGGCCGTCCAGCAGCCGGTCGAAGTACTCGTAGTGGGAAAAGGCCACGTGGCCGCCGATGTCCCAGGTGAAACCCCGGGCGTCGGTGAAGCTGGCGGACAGTCCGCCCACGTGGTCCTCGCGCTCAAGGATAAGGAAGGATTCGCAGCCCAGTTCCCGCAGCCGGTTGGCCGCGCCCAGGCCGGTGGGGCCAGCGCCCAGGATGAGGTAGTCGACGTGCACGCGCCCTCCTTGGCGGCAAAAGGTTCTCGCGCCGCGAGGGAAGCAAGATGCTTGCCAGCCGGGCCAGGGCCGCGCGGGGCTAGAGCGTGCTTTGGTAGGCCAGCCCGCGCTTGAGCAGCAGCGAGCCGTAGAGCCGCTCCACCCGGTCCGCCTTGGCCGCCAGGGTGTAGTTTTCCGCCAGCTCCAGGCTGCGCTTGGCCCAGGCGCGGCGGCCCACCTCGTTGGCCAGGCTCTCGCCAATGGCCCGGGACATGGCCGCGGGGTCGTCGGGGGGCACCAGCAATCCGTTGCCGTCCACCAGTTCCGGCACGCCGCCCACCCGGGTGGCCACCACGGGCAGACCGGCCATGACCGCCTCCACCAGGGTGTTGGGCATGGACTCCGAGCGCGACGGCAGCACGAAGAGGTGCATGACCTGGAGGTAGTCGGCCACCTGCGGGGTGCGCGACACAAAGACGAACCGCTCCGGCCGTCCCAGTTCCTCGGCCAGAGGCCGCCACTTGTCCGGGTTGGCCCCGATGATCAGGCAGCGGCCGGAAAAGTCTTCCAGGGAGGCCACGGCCCGGACCAGCACGTCCACGCCCTTGACCGGCTTGTCCCCGGCCACGCTGCCCACCACGGTCTGGCCGGGCTCAAGGCCCAGCTCGGCCCGCACGTCGGCGGGGGAGCGGTGCGGCTCCGCGCGCGAGGCGGGCACGCCGCTGCGCACCACGTGCAGCTTGGAGCGCGGGGTGCCCAGGCGGCGCAGCACCCGGCCGCAGGCCTGGGAATTGACCGTGTAGGCGTCCACCCCCGGCGACCAGTAGGGCAGGGGGTTGCCGGGGCGGTAGCAGACCCCTCGGTTGAGCAGCACCACGTTGCCCTTGCGCCGCAGGCGCAGCCCCCACCAGGCGGCCAGCTTGCAGGCCTTGTTGTGGAAGGCGTGCAGCACCGTGGGCGGGGCCATGATCTTCTCGATCTCCGCCCGCCAGTGCTTGCGCTCCCTGGGCAGCAGCAGCCAGTGCAGGCCGGGGTCGATCTCCGGCAGG
Proteins encoded:
- a CDS encoding glycosyltransferase family 4 protein, with translation MRIVLLTSSSTRSGGSLQAYYLARELTDRGHEVRFAVPRDSSLPEIDPGLHWLLLPRERKHWRAEIEKIMAPPTVLHAFHNKACKLAAWWGLRLRRKGNVVLLNRGVCYRPGNPLPYWSPGVDAYTVNSQACGRVLRRLGTPRSKLHVVRSGVPASRAEPHRSPADVRAELGLEPGQTVVGSVAGDKPVKGVDVLVRAVASLEDFSGRCLIIGANPDKWRPLAEELGRPERFVFVSRTPQVADYLQVMHLFVLPSRSESMPNTLVEAVMAGLPVVATRVGGVPELVDGNGLLVPPDDPAAMSRAIGESLANEVGRRAWAKRSLELAENYTLAAKADRVERLYGSLLLKRGLAYQSTL